In the Pseudonocardia sediminis genome, CGAGCCGGCTGCGTCGGCGCTCGAGAGCAAGCCGTCGGCGTCGGCGACGGTGCCCGCGATCGAACTGGTCGTACCGGCGGCGGCCCGTGCCGCGGCGAGCCCGTCCGAGGTCGACCTGGTGCTGGACAACCTCCTGCGCAACGCCCTCCGCCACGCCCGCTCGGTGGTCCGGGTCGCGGTGCTGCCCGCCGGACGGTCGGTGCGCCTGGTCGTCGACGACGACGGTCCGGGCATCCCGGAGCCCGACCGGATACGGGTGTTCGACCGGTTCACCCGCCTCGAACCGCACGCCGCGGAGGGCGCCGGGCTGGGGCTGGCCCTGGTCGCCGCCGTCGTGCGGGGGCGCGGCGGAGACGTCGCGGCGGGGGTGTCCCCGAGCGGAGGCGCGCGCCTGGAGGTGCGCTGGCCCGCGGCCGTCGCCGCGCCCCCGGACTCGCGGCCGCCGGCGGCCTCACCGTCCGCTGCGGCGATCGAACGCCACGAAATGGCCCCACGGGGCGCCGTTTCGTGACGCCCATGCCGCTCCGGGCGGCGAGGCTTGATCGGGCGTCACGTTATGGCGGTCGGACTCACCATGTCGTGACTCCCGGCTCCGGGGCGGCGTGGCCGATCTGCGCCTCTCCGACGCTCGGCGGCGCGTACGGGTCGAGCGGGTGTGCTCAGGAGCGGTCGGCGGTGCCGGCCTCGGCGAGGGGGCGTGCCGACTCGCCGGAGTCGAGGGCCGTGTCCGGTCCGGCCGGGGTCGGCGGCGCGGGACGGGTGGACGTGCCCGTCCAGACCGACGCGGCGGCCGCGGTGACCAGACCGGCGCCGAGGACGTGCAGCGACACGAGCAGCTCGGGCACGCCGAGCGCGTACTGGATGCCCCCGAGCGCGCCCTGAGCGAGCACCACGGCGATCAGGACGCCGAAGCGGCGGCCCAGTGCGGCCGGGGCGGCGACGGCGCGCAGGGCGAAGCCCAGGCCGACGAGCGTGCCGAGGTAGGCGAAGAGCAGGTCGGCGTGCAGCTGCGCGAGGAGCGGGACGTCGACGTCGAGGCGGGGGGTCGTCGCGTCACCGGCGTGCGGTCCGGCGGCGGTGACCAGGGTCCCGGCGATCAGCAGGCCGGCCAGGACCACGGTCGAGACGGTGATCAGCCCGCGGACGGCGCCCGGGACGGTCCGGGTGGCCGGGACGTCGTCCTCCCCGGCGGCGGAGACCAGCAGGACCGAGAGCCAGACCAGCACCATCGACGCCAGGAAGTGCGGCATCACGCTCCACCAGGACAGCCCGGCGAGCACCGTGAAGCCGCCGATCACCGCCTGGGCGACGACACCGAGCGGCATCGCCGCGGTCAACACGGTCAAGCGCCGGCGACGCGGCCGGGTGAACAGCGCGGCGAGCAGGCAGGCCCCGGCCACGAGCACCACCGCGACGCCCAGCAGCCGGTTGCCGAACTCGATCCACTGGATCAGAGGCGCGATCTCCGGGTGCGGCGTCGGCACCAGGCTGCCCGGGTTGCACTGCGGCCAGGTCGGGCAGCCGAGCCCGGAGCCGGTCACCCGGACCACCGAGCCGGTCACGGCGATCCCGACCTGCGCGACCAGGTTGCCGATCGCGAGACGGCGCATCAGCACCGGCGGCGTCGCGGGGATCCGGGAGACGAGGGAAGGTCTGGCCACGCCGTCGATGGTAGGCCGGTCGGTCGCACACGCCCGATCAGGAGGGGCGCATCACCGGCCCCGTCCCGAACGGAGCCCCCGGGACGTCCCGGCGTGCGAGGGGACCCCATGGGACTCGAGGGACGCGGACCCCGGCGAGCCAGGGGACCCCTCGGGACTCCCCGGTGTGCGAGGGGGCCCCTCTGGACACGGAGTGGGGCCAGTCCGGCCGGTTCAGCGCCAGCGGACGGTGCGCGCCGCGATCAGCCCGGCGGCCACAGCCCAGACGAGGAGCACCAGCACCGGACCGATGCCGGGCAGCGAGCCCTCGACCATCGTCGCGCGCAGTGCCTCGGCGAGGGCCCCCGACGGCAGGAACGACGCGATCGTGGCGATCGGCTCCGGCAGCACCGAGAGCGGGATCACGATCCCGCCGGCCAGCAGGAGTACGAACCACACGACGTTCGCCAGCGCGAGGACGATCTCCGCACGCAGCGTGCCGCCGAGCAGGATCCCGAGCGCTCCGAACGCGGCGGCGCCCAGCAGCACGGCCACGACGGCGCCACCCAGGTCCGCCCCGGCGCCGGCCGCCATGTCCGACGGCCGCCAGCCGATCAGCGCCGCCAGCACGCACAACAGCACGACCTGGATGACGACGACGGCGAGCACCGCCACCAGACGTCCGGTGACCAGCAGCCAGCGCGGCAGCGCGGTCGCGGCGAGGCGGCGCAGGACGCCGTAACGGCGGTCGAAGCCGAGTGCGATGGCCTGGCTGGTGAACGCCGAGGACATCACGGCCAGGGCCAGGATCGCCGGCAGCACCGACCCGACGCGGGGCTCGGGCACCGGGAGCAGCGGGATCAGGCTCAGCCCGAGCAGCAGCACGACCGGGATCAGCAGCGTGAGCAGGACCTGCTCGCCGTTGCGCAGCGCCAGCCGGGTCTCGATCCCCGCCTGGGCGCGCAGCATCCCGAGCAGCGACCCGCGGGCCGGGTTCGGGGCGAACGTGCCCTCGGCGAACGTGGGAGGGGTGCTCATGCCGCCCCCTCGGGAACGAGTGCGTCGGCGGTGGTCACGAGCGCAGCTCCCGTCCGGTCAGATCGAGGAAGACGTCCTCCAGGCTGCGGCGCGCGACCTGGACGTCGTCGGCGAGGACGCCCTGGTCGGCGCACCACGACGTGATCGCCGACAGTGCGGCCGGGTCGATCCGGCCCTGCACGAGGTAGCGCCCGGGCAGCGTCTCCGACGTCGTGTAGCCGACGGGCAGACGGGCGTCGAGGTGGTCGAGGTCCATCCCGGGACGGGCGCGGAAGCGCAGCTCCTGCTGGTCACCGGCGGTGAGCTGGGCCGGGCTGCCGTGCGCGACGACCTGTCCGTGGTCGATGATCACGACGTCGTCGGCGAGCGCCTCGGCCTCCTCCATCAGGTGCGTGGTGAGCAGCACCGCCACGCCGTCGCGGCGCAGCGAGGTGACCAGCTGCCAGACCAGGTGCCGGGCCTGGGGATCCATGCCCGCGGTCGGCTCGTCGAGGAACACCAGCTCCGGGCGTCCGACGATGGCGCACGCCAGGGCCAGGCGCTGCTGCTCCCCGCCGGAGAGGCGCTTGTAGGTGGTCCGGGCGTGCTCGCGCAGGCCCAGGACGTCGAGCAGCCAGTCG is a window encoding:
- a CDS encoding COX15/CtaA family protein is translated as MARPSLVSRIPATPPVLMRRLAIGNLVAQVGIAVTGSVVRVTGSGLGCPTWPQCNPGSLVPTPHPEIAPLIQWIEFGNRLLGVAVVLVAGACLLAALFTRPRRRRLTVLTAAMPLGVVAQAVIGGFTVLAGLSWWSVMPHFLASMVLVWLSVLLVSAAGEDDVPATRTVPGAVRGLITVSTVVLAGLLIAGTLVTAAGPHAGDATTPRLDVDVPLLAQLHADLLFAYLGTLVGLGFALRAVAAPAALGRRFGVLIAVVLAQGALGGIQYALGVPELLVSLHVLGAGLVTAAAASVWTGTSTRPAPPTPAGPDTALDSGESARPLAEAGTADRS
- a CDS encoding ABC transporter permease — protein: MSTPPTFAEGTFAPNPARGSLLGMLRAQAGIETRLALRNGEQVLLTLLIPVVLLLGLSLIPLLPVPEPRVGSVLPAILALAVMSSAFTSQAIALGFDRRYGVLRRLAATALPRWLLVTGRLVAVLAVVVIQVVLLCVLAALIGWRPSDMAAGAGADLGGAVVAVLLGAAAFGALGILLGGTLRAEIVLALANVVWFVLLLAGGIVIPLSVLPEPIATIASFLPSGALAEALRATMVEGSLPGIGPVLVLLVWAVAAGLIAARTVRWR
- a CDS encoding ABC transporter ATP-binding protein codes for the protein MSATRPSPSGPASSGPAVSVRGLVKRYGSTTAVDGIDLEVSAASVLALLGPNGAGKTTTVEICSGLTAPDAGEVRVLGRSPSSEEVRARIGAMPQGGGAYPGVKAGEMLRLVASCSANPLDPDWLLDVLGLREHARTTYKRLSGGEQQRLALACAIVGRPELVFLDEPTAGMDPQARHLVWQLVTSLRRDGVAVLLTTHLMEEAEALADDVVIIDHGQVVAHGSPAQLTAGDQQELRFRARPGMDLDHLDARLPVGYTTSETLPGRYLVQGRIDPAALSAITSWCADQGVLADDVQVARRSLEDVFLDLTGRELRS